One Dreissena polymorpha isolate Duluth1 chromosome 9, UMN_Dpol_1.0, whole genome shotgun sequence genomic window carries:
- the LOC127844429 gene encoding caveolin-1-like codes for MADKVDLTNRDPNNLNDHIKVQFEDVLAEPEGAHSFDCVWKLSHTCFSCWLGLCYKISTLLYGIFIAAEWGCEFASVAFYHVWFITPMLKLCEINCAVFSKMTRTCLACCIEPCCEACGQFFRNFKK; via the exons ATGGCCGACAAAGTTGATCTTACGAACCGCGATCCCAATAATCTGAACGATCACATCAAG GTTCAATTCGAAGACGTCCTCGCAGAACCGGAAGGAGCGCACTCATTCGATTGCGTCTGGAAGCTCTCGCACACGTGCTTCTCTTGCTGGCTTGGACTCTGTTACAAGATTTCTACGCTATTGTATGGCATCTTCATCGCCGCTGAGTGGGGCTGCGAGTTCGCCTCAGTCGCCTTCTACCATGTCTGGTTCATCACTCCGATGCTGAAGTTGTGCGAAATTAACTGCGCCGTTTTCTCAAAGATGACCCGCACTTGTCTCGCGTGCTGCATTGAACCGTGCTGCGAGGCGTGTGGTCAGTTCTTCCGCAATTTCAAGAAATAG
- the LOC127844426 gene encoding uncharacterized protein LOC127844426, which translates to MIQLAKLQQTCLLSNVTKYLHTSSAVVHRQTWTVSHRCVPSQTRGVWKISPWCVPSQTRGVTFKTGLESSFKSQHKRDGVSKDFVLVFSKTNQNYYTIGIPCVWILGGVFLAGAGYAIQNILDIDPIQRESVSINNSGPIDPLETICVFSVFTLTFLVGLAKISKSMVLRMYYKEDINKFIAVVLRYGIFRRKINFSPAEIKHKKLQKFSGIYEVKGQQFNALQNEFLNVRYFNIFTGVIVQDQSHYRNTSGNKVMKS; encoded by the exons ATGATTCAACTAGCGAAGCTTCAACAGACCTGTCTACTCTCAAATGTG ACAAAATATTTGCACACAAGCTCTGCAGTAGTTCACCGACAGACGTGGACGGTCTCTCATAGGTGTGTTCCATCACAGACTAGAGGTGTATGGAAGATCTCTCCATGGTGTGTTCCATCACAGACTAGAGGTGTGACTTTCAAGACGGGCCTGGAGAGCTCCTTCAAATCACAGCACAAACGAGACGGAGTCTCCAAAGACTTTGTCCTAGTATTCTCTAAGACTAACCAAAACTATTACACAATAGGAATACCGTGTGTATGGATTCTAGGCGGAGTTTTCCTCGCTGGCGCTGGATATGCAATTCAGAATATCCTTGATATTGACCCTATCCAACGAGAGAGTGTTTCCATTAATAATAGTGGACCAATTGACCCTCTGGAAACTATATGTGTGTTCTCTGTTTTTACTCTTACATTTTTGGTTGGTTTGGCAAAAATTTCTAAGAGCATGGTGTTGCGGATGTACTACAAGGAAGACATAAATAAGTTCATCGCTGTTGTGTTGCGATATGGTATTTTTCGCAGAAAAATAAACTTCAGTCCAGCAGAGATAAAACATAAGAAACTACAGAAATTTAGTGGGATATATGAAGTGAAGGGACAACAATTTAATGCTCtgcaaaatgaatttttaaatgttaggtatttcaatatatttactgGAGTTATTGTTCAAGATCAGTCACATTATAGAAACACCTCTGGAAACAAAGTTATGAAAAGCTGA
- the LOC127844427 gene encoding uncharacterized protein LOC127844427 → MIQLAKLQQTCLLSNVTKYLHTSSAVVHRQTWTVSHRCVPSQTRGVWKISPWCVPSQTRGVTFKTGLESSFKSQHKRDGVSKDFVLVFSKTNHNYYTIGIPCVWILGGVFLAGAGYAIQNILDTDPIQRESVSINNSGPIDPLETICVFSVFTLTFLVGLAKISKSMVLRMYYKEDINEFIAVVLRYGIFRRKINFSPAEIKHKKLQKFSGIYEVKGQQFNALQNEFLNVRYFNIFTGVIVQDQSHYRNTSGNKVMKS, encoded by the exons ATGATTCAACTAGCGAAGCTTCAACAGACCTGTCTACTCTCAAATGTG ACAAAATATTTGCACACAAGCTCTGCAGTAGTTCACCGACAGACGTGGACGGTCTCTCATAGGTGTGTTCCATCACAGACTAGAGGTGTATGGAAGATCTCTCCATGGTGTGTTCCATCACAGACTAGAGGTGTGACTTTCAAGACGGGCCTGGAGAGCTCCTTCAAATCACAGCACAAACGAGACGGAGTCTCCAAAGACTTTGTCCTAGTATTCTCTAAGACTAACCATAACTATTACACAATAGGAATACCGTGTGTATGGATTCTAGGCGGAGTTTTCCTCGCTGGCGCTGGATATGCAATTCAGAATATCCTTGATACTGACCCTATCCAACGAGAGAGTGTTTCCATTAATAATAGTGGACCAATTGACCCTCTGGAAACTATATGTGTGTTCTCTGTTTTTACTCTTACATTTTTGGTTGGTTTGGCAAAAATTTCTAAGAGCATGGTGTTGCGGATGTACTACAAGGAAGACATAAATGAGTTCATCGCTGTTGTGTTGCGATATGGTATTTTTCGCAGAAAAATAAACTTCAGTCCAGCAGAGATAAAACATAAGAAACTACAGAAATTTAGTGGGATATATGAAGTGAAGGGACAACAATTTAATGCTCtgcaaaatgaatttttaaatgttaggtatttcaatatatttactgGAGTTATTGTTCAAGATCAGTCACATTATAGAAACACCTCTGGAAACAAAGTTATGAAAAGCTGA